ACAAGTATTTTTCCAAGATTAGCCCAAATAGTTAAGATCGATAAGTATTCAGGTTAAAGGCTGGGTGGCTTAACGCCACCTCAGCCGGAAGACAGCGTCTGGCAAAACCAGGCGATTACACTTACTCAAATAGTCTTTCCAATTCTTCAGTTAATCTTTTATATTCATTTTTTTCCTCATCACTCCCCCATTCATGTGTTTCGATTTTCTGCGCAATATCTTGTGCAAAAAGCCTATAAAAACTATTCTCTTTCTTTTCGGAATTATTTTCCAATGTTCTTATTAATAGCTCTACCAATTGCCCTTCATACATTTCTCCGCAGAAAGGGGTTTCTAATATTTTTTTCCACGCTAATGGTATCGCAATATCAAGATATATTTCTTGACGAAGAAGTCTGGATAAATCCAACAAAGTAAGTTCGCTTTCTTTCTTCTGAATCATTTCATAGAACCACTGATCCAAAGGACTATTTTGTTTTACTTTCTCTAATTCTATCCCTTTTATTTTATATATATCATCTTCTATCAATTTATACCTCCATATGGCGCAAATAAATCCTCAATTATATTAATATAGTTTGTTATTGAATCATATTTACTTTGTATAAAATTCTTTACATCCAGGTCTAAATTAGGATTTTTAAGTGAACCCTCCAAGGTTTTTTGCGCTCTCACCAAACCAGAATATGCATCTTTAACCTCTTGGGCATGATTCCAATACCCACATTAGGTTTTTCAATTGGATTCCCTTGCAAATCTCCAAGAGCCGCCGATAAGTCACTCTCTTTTAAATGATCACTTATAATGTTATCAGCCGATTCTATGGCTTTTTGCTGACTTCTTATAAGTTTACTCGTATCGAAGACAGGAGTCTCGGATTCCCCCTTAACCACAGATACTTTCCCGCTTGTTAGCAGTTTTTTCCCCAGTTGGGAACCAAATGTCAAAATTGCTTCAAAAATATAATAGTATGCCGGATGATTCCTGAACAGCTCTATCTTGTCACGGATCAGATGCTCCGCCCGCTCAGGATTGTCCTGGAGCGCATTCAGGATGTTTTCCGCCCCTTCCAGGAAATCTGCCCCCTGCATTATTACACTTCCCAGTGACATCAGGAACGTTGACATCGCTGTAGCTACTCCTGCAAGGCTTACCACCTCTCCTGCCAGCAATGCTGCCGCCGCAGTTCCCAGTGCGCCTCCCGCGACCACCAGTGCAGAGATTCCTGCGACAATCAGTATACCGGCTCCAACTACCTGGATCGTCCCGCTTGTGATTCGGCCCACTTTTTCCCAATTGACGCTTACAAGCAAATCATAAAAACCTGTATCACATTCGCCGACGTATTCCTCACTCAAGTTCTTTGCTTCCCTCAAAAGGCTTATTAAGCGCTCTGAAGAAACTGAACCACTACCATCATCAATATCCGCACGGAAACGATCATACCCTTTCTGCTGCTCTAAAAGGTTGTTATACTCTTGTATGTATCTTTCATATGTGCCCTCTTGCTGCATCTTTTCTATTTCTTCTCCAGTGGGCGCATGAAGCTCTATCCGATCAATATAATCCCAATAGGTCCTGTGTCCGCTCGGATCTACATAATTCAACGGACTATTCTTCACATAAGCATACCGGTTCAGCGTCAGCGGATCCGTGATATCCCCCAGATAAGTATCCTCCTGGAAGAACCTTCCCGGATTAGCATTATAATATCTCGCCCTTAAGAACTCAAGCCCGGTATTCGGGTTATAGCTCTCTACGTTATACCCATAGAAATCCGCACGTATTACATGGATCAAACGGTTTAACGGATCGTACTCATAGGTGGTCGCCCATCCGTCACGGTCGGTCAGTTTGGTGATGTTATCGTTTTTGTCATATTCATAAAGCACCGTATAACCATCCGGATACAAGATTTCGGATAGGTTATCCGCTTCATCATAGAAATACTCCACCGCTTTCCCGGAGCCATTAATCGCGGTCTTTAAGCAGCCTAAGAAATCATAGGTATAAGTACTCTCCCCTGTGATATCCTCCATGGAGATCCGCTGGCCCATCACGTTATAGACCATCTTCACCGGGCGGTCATTGCCCAGCTCGTTTGCACTGCTGTAGGACTTATCCGCCAGGGCGTTTAAGGTGTCATAATCGTAGAAGATCCTTCCGCCGGACGGGGTCAGACGCTCGGTCATCCGTCCGCCCACATCATACGTATACTGTTTCTTACGGCCCTTGGGGCTGGTGAGGGAGGTCATGTTGCCTTCAGCATTATACGTGTAAGCGACAGTATAGTTGGTTTTCTTTCCTCCAGCATCGTATTCCGAAAAGCTCAACTCAAACTACCTGCATCATAAATGAATTGTTGCTCCAGTAGGTAAATACTAAACTGGAGCAACATTCCATTGGTACTTTTAAATTTCACCACTTTTTAAACAATAACGTTTTCCATCAATGTCTTCATGTGTTTTTATTAATGTCCATGTCATGCTTTCATCAAAAATATATATATCTTCAGGTAAAAAATCCTGACCATATAGTAACGTTTCAAATTTCAAATGAAGAATGGCATCTTTATCAAACTTCCAATAATTTTGTACAAATATCCTCTCACATGAATGAATATCCCAAAACACATATACTGCATCAATATTTTTTGCTATTTTCTCGATATATTCTATGTCGATAATAGACGGATTTTTAACATAATCCCATAAATATCCTAAATAGCAATATCCATCAAGGAATTTTCTCTTTGATTGTATCTGCTTTTGATATGACTCATGATGGGTATTTATAAATTTTTCTATATATTTTTTTCTAAATTCTCTCCTTTCAGTTTCATTTAAAATTTGCAACTGTGTTTTAAAAGTTTTTAAATCCATATACTTCCCTTCTTAGCACATCATTATTGAATTTTTATAGTCCCTTTCCCTCCACTCGGAGTTGTATAATTAATATGATTAAAATTATGAGGATTAGGCTCATTATGAGGTCCTTCAATTCTATTAACTGTACCGCCTGCCTCATTTATCAGGTCAATTGCTTCTTGCTGCGTAGGCACTTGCCCATTCAAATCCTGGATAGTGCCACCCTCTTTTACTTTAATATCAAGCTATTAAGGCTTTTAGATTTTCATAATTAGCTTTTGAAATATAAACTCCTGTAATAAATTCAGAAACATACACATTAAAATCCGTGAAATCATATAATTCCTCATCACTATATATTTTTTGTATGTTATTAAATGCTTTCAAAAACAGTATTTTACTCTCCTTCACGCATAATTGGACTTTTGCAATATGCCCCAATGCCTTATAAGGATAAACAAATTTGTCATGTAGCGCGATGGATTTATTTAACATCTTTTTCTCATCTTTA
This portion of the Clostridium sp. AN503 genome encodes:
- a CDS encoding contact-dependent growth inhibition system immunity protein encodes the protein MIEDDIYKIKGIELEKVKQNSPLDQWFYEMIQKKESELTLLDLSRLLRQEIYLDIAIPLAWKKILETPFCGEMYEGQLVELLIRTLENNSEKKENSFYRLFAQDIAQKIETHEWGSDEEKNEYKRLTEELERLFE
- a CDS encoding RHS repeat-associated core domain-containing protein, with product MSFSEYDAGGKKTNYTVAYTYNAEGNMTSLTSPKGRKKQYTYDVGGRMTERLTPSGGRIFYDYDTLNALADKSYSSANELGNDRPVKMVYNVMGQRISMEDITGESTYTYDFLGCLKTAINGSGKAVEYFYDEADNLSEILYPDGYTVLYEYDKNDNITKLTDRDGWATTYEYDPLNRLIHVIRADFYGYNVESYNPNTGLEFLRARYYNANPGRFFQEDTYLGDITDPLTLNRYAYVKNSPLNYVDPSGHRTYWDYIDRIELHAPTGEEIEKMQQEGTYERYIQEYNNLLEQQKGYDRFRADIDDGSGSVSSERLISLLREAKNLSEEYVGECDTGFYDLLVSVNWEKVGRITSGTIQVVGAGILIVAGISALVVAGGALGTAAAALLAGEVVSLAGVATAMSTFLMSLGSVIMQGADFLEGAENILNALQDNPERAEHLIRDKIELFRNHPAYYYIFEAILTFGSQLGKKLLTSGKVSVVKGESETPVFDTSKLIRSQQKAIESADNIISDHLKESDLSAALGDLQGNPIEKPNVGIGIMPKRLKMHILVW